Proteins from one Plasmodium yoelii strain 17X genome assembly, chromosome: 2 genomic window:
- a CDS encoding phosphatidate cytidylyltransferase, putative: MVNALLVCLLSITIIQKNNLIFYQYIYIWLFLTILCNTIIVVNLCYGNEKREKWKNNDFFPFISCSLTIGECYKGEALSSLSKIIKNKKNDKFYNFPKKTELLFYFLKLFLCTYVENFFSFFFLPFLSTLMFLKYDIFRYEIAKLSLIFVNTFAISSVCLKYVKINILSYFLCHISLFAVTLAIIKVQENVFICFLVFMVIFAFYHILLIATFCLANKAFSFMNGVLISTIGTIFLAVSLYSLTYDYLNIKLFAGPFFLVLSKLILSIGLYGGYCAYFIQNGDEKKMNKRKIIMSTFLFFFYNIYNFFFKEYNTGNIDGGNFVYYTMRLIKMNNNFILIISWFLITILYLIFINILTKKGTNLICVRKHYHFLLFLNTNLAFWAGKVELLTIVLSFILPLFILIEILRKNYENAFDSNNWLNLFFTRFIDDRDRHGLILTHIYLLAGAYLPIAADVIFSNTHYIYDKKEIRYLFRETNLFLYCSGLYSICIGDSFAAIGGRLYLTPKITNTNNKSYLGFFFFFCTTFVSLLFFSYLQKPDFTNVKECFIISLFGAIFEAYLNDIDNLLLPIFSFCVYLCFEE, from the exons ATGGTTAATGCCCTTTTAGTTTGTTTACTGAGCATAACAatcatacaaaaaaataatttaattttttaccaatatatatacatatggttatttttaacaattttatgCAACACAATAATTGTTGTTAATTTGTGTTATGGAAATGAGAAGCGTgagaaatggaaaaataacgATTTCTTTCCATTTATTAGTTGCTCCTTAACTATAGGGGAATGTTATAAAGGCGAGGCATTGTCAAGTTTGtcaaaaattataaagaataaaaaaaatgataaattttataattttcctaAAAAAACAGAATTGttattctattttttaaaattatttctgTGTACATATGTGgagaattttttttcttttttttttctcccaTTTTTGTCTACCCTTATGTTCCTTAAATATGACATTTTTCGTTATG AAATCGCAAAATTGTCTCTCATTTTTGTTAACACATTTGCTATTTCAAGTGTGTGtctgaaatatgttaaaataaacattttgtcatattttttatgtcatATATCTTTGTTCGCTGTAACCTTAG CTATAATAAAAGTGCAAgaaaatgtatttatatgttttttggTTTTTATGGTGATTTTCGccttttatcatattttattaatagcAACATTTTGTCTGGCAAATAA AGCATTTTCATTCATGAATGGGGTACTCATAAGTACGATTGGGACAATTTTTTTAGCCGTTTCATTATATAGTCTAACTTatgattatttaaatattaaactGTTTGCTGgaccattttttttagttttaaGCAAATTG ATATTGAGCATAGGATTATATGGAGGATACTGtgcatattttatacaaaatggagatgaaaaaaaaatgaataaaaggaaaattattatgtcaacatttttgttttttttctataatatatacaactttttttttaaagaatataACACAGGAAATATAGATG GCGGAAACTTCGTATATTATACAATGAGacttataaaaatgaataataattttattttaataatatcctggtttttaataacaatattgtatttaatttttataaacatcttaacaaaaaaaggaacaaatttaatatgtGTAAGGAAGCATTACCATTTCCTTCTTTTTTTGAATACAAATTTAGCATTTTGGGCAGGAAAA gTTGAATTACTCACAATCGtgttatcatttatattgcCCCTTTTTATCCTGATTGAGATTTTACGAAAAAATTACGAAAATGCATTCGATTCTAATAACTGGctgaatttattttttacaag ATTTATCGATGATAGAGATCGCCATGGACTAATTTTAACCCACATATATCTTTTAGCTGG AGCATATTTGCCAATTGCCGCTGATGTCATTTTTAGCAACAcacattatatttatgataaaaaagaaataagaTATTTATTTCGagaaacaaatttatttttatactgtTCTGGATTATATTCCATATGTATAGGGGATTCATTT gCGGCAATAGGAGGTCGTTTATATCTTACCCCCAAAATCacaaatacaaataataaatccTATTTAG gtttttttttttttttttgtactACCTTCGTATCGCTACTTTTTTTTAGCTACCTCcag AAACCCGATTTTACTAATGTGAAAGAATGCTTTATTATATCGTTATTTGGAGCTATATTCGAG gcTTATTTGAACGATATCGATAATTTACTTTTAccaattttttctttttgcgTGTATTTATGTTTTGAAGAATAA
- a CDS encoding selenocysteine-specific elongation factor, putative, whose translation MINVNIGVLGHVDSGKTSLCRCLSEVLSTCALDKHRQSQEKGITIDLGFSSFYIKKKKSQTSTSQTTTSQNQHGEIQNNKIVPKHGPNKNECIPDQNDVKKEDINNDCEIENIQNISDENELIQICLVDCPGHHSLIKCIVMGAKIMDMIFLVIDINKGIQKQTIECLVLCQFVKSDIIIILNKIDLIPLHEREKKINTMKKKIKDAINRTSLKKLSYYIVSLSANKKNQNDNEKIDHVEIEENAISMCRNNPNEINPRFNILKKEKHTSENINELIELLKSVIKIPVRETNPSFEDFYFLYDHSFEIKGKGMVYTGTVIKGKITINSNISILPLNIKGKIKDIQSFKKKQKEGTSGNRLSFLISHDNIKNLKKVERGIIVHEKSNICNFTVFICKIKLIEFYKKSIKNKELLTCIIGFASSHSYGFFFKKLKTDPEKEQTINGHNNGHNNGHNNGHSNGHSNGHNNGHSNGHSNGHNNEQNNGQNNGERDSTCLSNNIGFDRNGNYLIIDEVEYLNHINDETVSENDLFEDEKDEEIYFLVILKKKMYGFNGEKCIFLKNDENINCRICLHGNIVDIIKDSAINSQINNSTFVMNKKPCLNEHEDYKNLKIMKEKEKIGLIEKVIDNTTLLCKNVFTSSNQVTAYLTQKIYLIPLEHQKNKNVCKTATIGYIAKSFAKNGKFIVHFDDDISHIKDNIKSYIIMIKYYKDIFTKKKIFM comes from the coding sequence ATGATTAATGTTAATATAGGAGTATTAGGACATGTAGATTCTGGGAAAACAAGTTTATGTCGATGTTTAAGTGAAGTTTTGAGCACCTGTGCTTTGGATAAGCATAGGCAAAGTCAAGAAAAGGGAATAACCATTGATCTTggattttcatcattttacataaaaaaaaaaaaaagccaAACTTCAACTAGCCAAACTACAACTAGCCAAAATCAACATGGAGaaattcaaaataataaaatagtacCCAAACATGgaccaaataaaaatgaatgcATTCCTGACCAAAATGACGTAAAAAAAGAggatattaataatgattgtgaaatagaaaatattcaaaatatatcAGACGAAAATGAGTTAATACAAATATGCTTAGTAGATTGTCCTGGCCATCATTCTCTAATAAAATGCATAGTAATGGGGGCAAAAATTATGGATATGATTTTTTTAGttatagatataaataaagggATACAAAAACAAACAATAGAGTGCTTAGTTTTATGCCAATTTGTAAAAAgtgatattattattattctaaataaaattgatttAATACCTTTACatgaaagagaaaaaaaaattaacaccatgaaaaaaaaaattaaagacgCAATAAATAGAACATCTCTAAAAAAGTTGTCATATTACATAGTTAGCTTATCTGCTAACAAGAAAAATCAAAATGATAACGAAAAAATAGATCATGTTGAAATTGAAGAAAATGCGATTTCTATGTGTAGAAACAATCCAAATGAAATTAATCCTCGTTTCAACATtctaaaaaaagaaaaacataCAAgcgaaaatataaatgaacttatagaattattaaaaagtgTTATAAAAATTCCAGTAAGAGAAACAAATCCAAGTTTTGaagatttttattttttatatgaccATTCATTTGAAATAAAGGGGAAAGGTATGGTATATACAGGAACTGTTATAAAAggtaaaataacaataaattcgaatatttctatattgcctttaaatataaaaggaaaaattaaagatatacaaagttttaaaaaaaaacaaaaagaagGTACATCAGGTAATAggttatcatttttaatatcacatgataatattaaaaatttgaaaaaagtAGAAAGAGGCATAATTGTTCATgaaaaatcaaatatatgcaattttactgtatttatttgtaaaataaaattaatagaattttataaaaaaagtataaaaaataaagaattgtTAACATGCATAATTGGTTTTGCTTCATCACATTCTTAtggctttttttttaaaaagttaaaaaCAGACCCCGAAAAGGAGCAAACTATTAATGGGCATAATAATGGGCATAATAATGGGCATAATAATGGGCATAGTAATGGGCATAGTAATGGGCATAATAATGGGCATAGTAATGGGCATAGTAATGGGCATAATAATGAACAGAATAACGGACAGAATAATGGGGAAAGAGATTCTACTTGCCTTTCAAACAATATTGGATTTGATAGGAATGGAAATTACTTAATTATTGACGAGGTGGAATATCTTAACCACATAAATGATGAAACAGTTTCAGAAAACGATTTATTCGAAGATGAAAAAGacgaagaaatatatttcttagttatcttaaaaaaaaaaatgtacgGATTTAATGGagaaaaatgtatatttttaaaaaatgatgaaaatatcaACTGCAGAATATGCTTACATGGAAATATAGTAGACATAATTAAAGATAGTGCAATAAATTCCCAAATTAATAATTCCACATTTGTTATGAACAAAAAGCCATGTTTAAATGAACATGaggattataaaaatttaaaaataatgaaagaaaaggaaaaaattgGATTAATTGAAAAAGTAATTGATAATACTACTTTATTATGCAAAAATGTTTTTACCTCTTCAAATCAAGTCACAGCTTATTTGACACAAAAAATTTATCTCATACCCTTAGaacatcaaaaaaataaaaatgtgtgCAAAACAGCAACCATTGGCTATATAGCCAAATCTTTTgcaaaaaatggaaaattcaTTGTTCATTTTGATGATGATATTTCGCATATTaaggataatataaaatcgTACATAATTATGATTAAGTATTACAAAGACattttcacaaaaaaaaaaattttcatgTAA